From a region of the Chrysemys picta bellii isolate R12L10 chromosome 7, ASM1138683v2, whole genome shotgun sequence genome:
- the LOC112059485 gene encoding protein SPMIP1 — MRGLLTTRDQHCWKELIEKEAFSRVSWKVKYGHKFPRLEPCSGPRRKCILPAICPPKEQEERLSPPRTQEEGTGFKKQGEGISLPRKQEDKDQELLLKEMRPATPKTKHLLYQGISQEGQGRHLYLQERKLKNPEEKFHYPVLSSWEYGWRLGDVITEIKAPIHARSGIVKDTFYIRNGVFHHSSKSDKLS, encoded by the exons ATGAGGGGTCTGCTGACCACAAGGGACCAGCACTGCTGGAAGGAGTTGATTGAGAAAGAGGCTTTCAGCAGGGTCAGCTGGAAGGTGAAGTATGGGCACAAGTTCCCCAGGCTAGAGCCCTGCAGTGGCCCCAGGAGGAAATGTATTCTACCTGCTATTTGCCCTCCCAAGGAGCAGGAGGAGAGGCTCAGTCCCCCTAGGACCCAGGAGGAGGGAACTGGCTTTaagaagcagggggaggggataaGCCTCCCCAGGAAGCAGGAGGATAAGGATCAGGAACTCCTTCTTAAAGAAATGAGACCTGCCACCCCCAAGACCAAGCATCTGCTGTACCAGGGCATCTCCCAGGAAGGCCAAGGAAGGCACCTGTACCTGCAGGAGAGAAAGCTGAAGAATCCTGAGGAGAAATTCCACTATCCAGTCCTGTCATCCTGGGAGTATGGCTGGCGCTTAG GCGATGTTATTACTGAAATCAAGGCTCCAATTCATGCCAGGTCTGGAATTGTAAAGGATACTTTCTACATCAGAAATGGAGTCTTCCATCATTCATCAAAAAGTGACAAGCTGTCGTGA